One region of Triticum aestivum cultivar Chinese Spring chromosome 6B, IWGSC CS RefSeq v2.1, whole genome shotgun sequence genomic DNA includes:
- the LOC123136977 gene encoding protein CLP1 homolog → MAATGAAAPAAAAVQPPRQFKLDPQSELRVEVLPDATLRVRLVSGTAEIFGTELPPEGWLTIPPRSKIAIFTWHGATVELDGVSESEYTSDETPMVIYVNTHAILDARRARARAAQGGDLEASQGPRVIVVGPTDSGKSTLCKMLLSWAAKLGWKPTYVDLDIGQGSITIPGCISATPIEKPIDIVDGIPLEMPLAYFYGHPNPSINPDVYKALMRELAQTLETQFSGNAESRAAGMVINTMGWVEGLGYELLLNAIEIFKANVVLVLGQEKLWKMLKDAVQSKPNIDVVKLHKSEGVVLRNSKYRQKTRSFRIKEYFYGIANDLAPHSNVVNFSDVSVFRIGSGHQAPRSALPIGAEPVADPTRLVAVNISTDMVHTVLAVSYAKEPDGIISSNVAGFIHVTDVDIQRKKLTYIAPCPGDLPSRLLIASSLTWYEQA, encoded by the exons ATGGCCGCCACCGGCGCTGCCGCGCCCGCGGCCGCTGCCGTGCAGCCGCCGCGGCAGTTCAAGCTCGACCCGCAGAGCGAGCTCCGCGTGGAGGTGCTCCCCGACGCGACCCTCCGCGTGCGCCTCGTCTCCGGCACGGCGGAGATCTTCGGCACCGAGCTTCCCCCCGAGGGCTGGCTCACCATCCCGCCCCGCTCCAAGATCGCC ATTTTCACGTGGCACGGCGCGACGGTGGAGCTGGACGGGGTCAGCGAGAGCGAGTACACGTCCGACGAG ACGCCGATGGTGATTTATGTGAACACACATGCGATTCTTGATGCacggagggcgagggcgagggcagcgcaGGGAGGCGACTTGGAGGCCTCACAG GGACCTAGAGTGATTGTTGTGGGGCCAACTGATTCTGGAAAAAGCACTCTGTGCAAAATGCTCCTTAGCTGGGCTGCCAAACTGGGATGGAAGCCTACATATGTGGATTTAGATATTGGCCAGGGTTCGATAACCATACCTGGATGTATTTCTGCTACACCAATTGAGAAGCCTATCGATATAGTTGATGGGATTCCTTTGGAGATGCCGCTTGCATACTTTTATGGCCATCCAAATCCAAG TATTAATCCAGATGTTTACAAAGCGCTTATGAGAGAGCTAGCTCAAACATTAGAGACACAGTTCTCGGGGAATGCTGAATCTAGGGCTGCGGGTATGGTTATCAACACGATGGGATGGGTTGAAGGCCTTGGCTACGAG TTACTTCTTAATGCGATTGAAATCTTCAAGGCTAATGTAGTGCTGGTACTGGGACAG GAGAAGCTCTGGAAGATGTTAAAAGATGCAGTACAAAGTAAGCCCAATATCGATGTCGTAAAACTTCATAAATCGGAGGGTGTTGTCCTAAGGAATTCAAAATATCGTCAAAAGACTAGGAGCTTTCGTATCAAG GAGTACTTTTATGGAATTGCAAATGATCTGGCACCACATTCAAATGTAGTCAACTTCAGTGACGTTTCTGTTTTCAGAATTGGTAGTGGACATCAAGCTCCACGGTCAGCTTTACCAATTGGTGCAGAACCTGTGGCAGATCCTACTCGGCTTGTTGCTGTCAACATCAGCACTGATATGGTCCACACAGTGCTTGCTGTTTCTTATGCGAAGGAACCTGATGGAATAATTTCGAG CAACGTTGCCGGATTCATCCATGTCACAGATGTTGACATCCAAAG GAAGAAGCTGACGTACATCGCACCTTGCCCAGGAGACCTGCCAAGCAGGCTGTTAATCGCGAGCTCCCTGACATGGTACGAGCAGGCTTGA